The segment GATGGCTGAGGCCACATGGGTAACATCTTTAGGACTTATGATTAACCTCAGAATAGGGCGGGTTTAATGGTTTCTGTCTTGGGTGTTGCCTGGGTGACCTAATAAGGGAAATAATTAAGAGAATGTAGCTAAAAGCCAAGACTTTTATTAAACTTCACTGAGGGTTCCTATTTTATAACTGAGTGTTCCTCTTGTAGAACAAAACGTTACATATCTGTGACCTTAGCTTGACTATAATTGCACAACGCACACTGATGTTAGTCCACAGTTGGAGAAATTTTATGAGCATGTTTTTGCAAAGATTTATGTTTAACATTTGAGGGAGCTAAATTATGCTGACCTGCGAATAACTATGCGTAGGTCCCCCAGAATGAGGAGTTCTGCAGCGTTCTCCACTGAAAGGCTGCTACAAAGAGCCTCTTCACACTTGACCTTCAGACTTTCCAACAAGtactgagagaaagagagaaagtcaGAATTCCTGCTACACTGGAGGTAGGTCCACAGCTTAtagaggaatgtgtgtgttactcaccATGTCTGCTGCTGCAATGACCTTGCTGGCCATCTCAGGCAGGTTGGGGGCATCACCCGTATAGATGAAATAAACTATCTCCTTTAGCACCTCAGGGTCCATGTCATGGATGTCGAAGTGATTCTATAAGGGGAAAGCAGAGTTGAAATCAGGGTTCTAAAACCTAATGGTCCATTTCCCGTTCAGAGATTAAGTCAGTCCTAGACTAAAACAGATCTTCAATTAAGTTCTCTATTCAAAAAAAGGAACCAGAAAGTGACCCTAAAAGCCCAAACTGCAGGAACTGCCGGCATCTGGATTGACTGGATGCGCTTCCCTTACGTTATTAGCTAGGAATAATGGAGCGTCTGTAGAAACTCACAGTTCTGCGTTCCTTCATGTCTTGTGAAAACATGGCTTTGAATACAGGACAGCGAGCTGCAGGGAGAGATTAAAATACATTAGAGCAAATCATCACACCAGACCAATACTTGGATGTGCTTGTGAAGGTCTACTGTCATTGTGTCTTTGTATATCTGTGGATTAACATAatagtgcattttatttttcacatttgctCAGGAAAATGGAAATAATCTAAATGTATCCCACTGAaccatgtctgtgtgtattaatCAGACCTCATGAGTTTGTCACCTGATaggatggctttgtgggccttGATCTCCTCTCCAGCCGCCCACAGAGAGCAGTCAGAGAACAGCGGGTCCTCCAACAGCTTCCTGAAATCAGCTTGCATGCTGCATTTTGGGACCAGCACGTTCTGCCTCATGGTGTTCACCGAGTCCAGCAACAAACACAAAATCCTTGCGGCACCTTGCGGATTTGGAGTGTTACGTCTCTAGCTCAGCAAGTCTATGAAATTTGCTCAGTGTGTGGAGGCATTCTGTCAGACCTACTTTACAGGCTATGTGAAGGTTGCCATCCTGAAGATGTCCGTAGTCCTCATCCACGACGTCCACCCATCTCTTAAATTGTCTGAAGCCGTACCTCTCTCCTGGGTGCAGCATTTTGTGAAAGTCTTTCAAAACAAAAAGTCAGCTCTTCATTCCAGAACTGAAATAAAACCTGAAAGCTGAGATACAGACACGTCTGCTGCATTTATGCTTGTGTCTCTCTTCTGTTCCCATACATTACATGACTGATGTGCATTTATGGATCAGGGTTTCATTAGTGATGTTGTGGCTTTGCTAACAGAGACAGCAGAACTCACGTCCAACAACGAGATCCCGACAATCACTGTTGACGATGGAC is part of the Denticeps clupeoides chromosome 19, fDenClu1.1, whole genome shotgun sequence genome and harbors:
- the LOC114769601 gene encoding speckle-type POZ protein-like A; the encoded protein is MRQNVLVPKCSMQADFRKLLEDPLFSDCSLWAAGEEIKAHKAILSARCPVFKAMFSQDMKERRTNHFDIHDMDPEVLKEIVYFIYTGDAPNLPEMASKVIAAADMYLLESLKVKCEEALCSSLSVENAAELLILGDLRIVIRRSA